One genomic window of Erinaceus europaeus chromosome 7, mEriEur2.1, whole genome shotgun sequence includes the following:
- the RARG gene encoding retinoic acid receptor gamma isoform X2, whose amino-acid sequence MHARMCVKASARHSASVCVCVCAPLPALFISVPGPLRSPSPTPTPRASILQKVYPVLAAEAPCVIRSRAAAGAPALYPTQSLSPAGDPLLPRPPLTPHAAGRPTLALPLPPLQERDAAGGGGGIACGSSVFLAPSFPPSRVAMYDCMETFAPGPRRLYGATGPGAGLLRRASGSSCFAGLESFAWPQPASLQSVETQSTSSEEMVPSSPSPPPPPRVYKPCFVCNDKSSGYHYGVSSCEGCKGFFRRSIQKNMVYTCHRDKNCIINKVTRNRCQYCRLQKCFEVGMSKEAVRNDRNKKKKEVKEEASLDSYELSPQLEELITKVSRAHQETFPSLCQLGKYTTNSSADHRVQLDLGLWDKFSELATKCIIKIVEFAKRLPGFTGLSIADQITLLKAACLDILMLRICTRYTPEQDTMTFSDGLTLNRTQMHNAGFGPLTDLVFAFAGQLLPLEMDDTETGLLSAICLICGDRMDLEEPEKVDKLQEPLLEALRLYARRRRPSQPYMFPRMLMKITDLRGISTKDNLGDQEIAHLIAHTLCHGSTMQRGSLMME is encoded by the exons ATGCATGCACGGATGTGTGTCAAAGCAAGCGCGCGCCACAGTgcgagtgtatgtgtatgtgtgtgcgctcCACTCCCAGCTCTGTTCATCTCGGTGCCCGGCCCCCTTCGCTCtccaagccccacccccacccctcgggCTTCGATTTTACAAAAGGTCTACCCAGTGCTAGCGGCTGAGGCGCCCTGTGTGATCAGGTCCCGGGCTGCAGCCGGAGCTCCAGCTTTGTACCCCACCCAATCCCTTTCCCCAGCTGGGGATCCCCTTCTTCCCCGCCCACCCCTTACCCCCCATGCAGCGGGGCGCCCTAcgctagccctccccctcccccccctgcaggagcgGGACGCCgccgggggaggagggggaatcgCTTGCGGGTCCTCGGTGTTCCTAGCACCCAGCTTCCCTCCAAGCCGGGTCGCGATGTACGACTGCATGGAAACGTTTGCCCCGGGTCCGCGAAGGCTGTACGGGGCGACCGGGCCCGGGGCCGGCTTGCTGCGTAGAGCCTCGGGCAGCTCCTGTTTCGCTGGACTGGAGTCTTTTGCCTGGCCGCAACCCGCCAGCCTGCAAT CGGTGGAGACACAGAGCACCAGCTCAGAGGAGATGGTACCCAgctcaccctcacccccaccacctCCCCGGGTCTACAAGCCATGCTTCGTGTGCAATGACAAGTCCTCTGGCTACCACTACGGGGTCAGCTCTTGTGAAGGCTGCAAG GGCTTCTTCCGCCGCAGCATCCAAAAGAACATGGTGTACACGTGTCACCGAGATAAGAATTGTATCATCAACAAAGTGACCCGGAATCGCTGCCAGTACTGCCGGCTACAGAAGTGCTTCGAAGTGGGCATGTCCAAGGAAG ctgtgcggAATGACcggaacaagaaaaagaaagaggtgaaggaaGAAGCGTCTCTTGACAGCTATGAGCTGAGCCCGCAGCTAGAAGAGCTCATCACGAAGGTCAGCCGAGCCCATCAGGAGACCTTCCCCTCACTCTGCCAGCTGGGCAAGTACACCACG AACTCCAGTGCGGACCACCGGGTGCAGCTGGACCTAGGGCTGTGGGACAAGTTCAGTGAGTTGGCCACCAAGTGCATCATCAAGATTGTGGAGTTTGCCAAGCGGCTGCCGGGCTTCACAGGACTCAGCATTGCCGACCAGATCACTCTGCTCAAGGCCGCCTGCCTAGACATCCTG ATGCTTCGGATCTGCACTCGGTACACCCCAGAACAGGACACCATGACCTTCTCCGACGGGCTGACTCTGAACCGCACCCAGATGCACAACGCGGGCTTTGGGCCCCTCACAGACCTGGTCTTTGCCTTCGCTGGGCAGCTCCTGCCACTAGAGATGGACGACACCGAGACCGGCTTGCTCAGCGCCATCTGTCTCATCTGCGGAG ACCGCATGGACCTGGAAGAACCCGAAAAAGTGGACAAGCTGCAGGAGCCCTTGCTGGAAGCCCTGAGGCTGTACGCTCGGCGCCGGCGGCCCAGCCAGCCCTACATGTTCCCAAGGATGCTCATGAAGATCACCGACCTCCGCGGCATCAGCACCAAGG ataatttgggagaccaggagatagctcacctgatagcacacacactttgccatgggagca